A region from the Chloroflexia bacterium SDU3-3 genome encodes:
- a CDS encoding tetratricopeptide repeat protein, whose translation MGDTYTDGDNYTNANLSHSINNIRSHVNVYLPADPEDRKRMLDAATARLAQLPTAEDAPIPTPAPLPTPHRMLLPPSATFVGRDAELRQLATALKSGATAVVSAVTGIGGMGKTQLASEFAHRYGTFFLGGVFWLSLADAGGIEAEIAACGGTMQLPAWEALSFADQVQRVRQIWEEPLPRLLIFDNCEDLDLLDRYRPATGGCRVLVTSRRDDWGTARHLPTFPLATLPRAQSIALLRQFRPDLAENAPHLDALAAELGDLPLALHVAGSFLQRYPRLSLADYLTQLRAAPLGTLTQRLERLAAAPTRHDLDVARTFRVSYDRLDASNPIDRLARTLLARAACFAPGEPIPTEVLIQTLPDGTDLRDAEDGLRRLGELGLLEGGGHAWRLHRLLATFVQAAITLLEYQAAQKAVESTLITIAESVNHHARPHDLLCIQPHLYYVTDQALPRKDIQAAQLCQIMGSYLTELANYPSARSYYKHCLIITMHLFGHNHPNTSTSLNNLARLLHMQGEYEQSYKLFTQALTLLEPHLNKHLILIASILNNLGSLLKDQGELTRARSCYERALSIRKHELGPNHRETAQSLGNLAALLSNQGDFTMAHRLYEQALTIHIHLFGEAHLYTANTLNNIATLFQMQGNYARAKEFAERAVKICIQVRGIYHPYTSKTINNLAVILQNLGDIDTALTLYQQSYTIEKHILNPNHPNIATHLQNIAVIFQAQNRFDDAKILYKHALIIRERNKHINHPLTAQLLCNFASLLYTMHDTDTSYKYYIRALDISKKSNGINHPDTARIIMHIADLLKEINNFSCAQKYYDQALTIFEQKLGSHHPDIIYVLNRIADLMYLSGKNREAQKLLYRALSIAKCHLSINHPVTNTIQKNLETLIMEQSPDDQE comes from the coding sequence ATGGGCGATACCTACACCGACGGCGATAACTATACCAACGCCAATCTCAGCCATTCCATCAACAACATTCGCTCGCATGTGAATGTCTATCTCCCTGCCGACCCCGAAGATCGCAAACGCATGCTTGATGCGGCCACCGCCCGCCTCGCGCAGCTGCCCACCGCCGAGGATGCGCCGATCCCCACCCCCGCACCGCTGCCGACCCCGCACCGCATGCTGCTCCCGCCCAGCGCGACCTTTGTCGGGCGCGACGCCGAGCTGCGCCAGCTCGCCACCGCGCTGAAGAGCGGCGCGACCGCCGTCGTCTCCGCCGTCACCGGCATCGGCGGCATGGGTAAGACCCAGCTCGCGAGCGAGTTCGCCCACCGCTACGGCACCTTCTTTCTGGGCGGGGTGTTCTGGCTGAGCCTCGCGGATGCAGGCGGCATCGAGGCCGAGATCGCCGCCTGTGGGGGGACGATGCAGCTCCCCGCCTGGGAGGCGCTCTCCTTCGCTGACCAAGTGCAGCGCGTCCGCCAGATATGGGAGGAGCCGCTGCCCCGCCTGCTCATCTTTGACAACTGCGAGGACCTGGACCTGCTCGACCGCTACCGCCCCGCCACCGGCGGCTGCCGCGTGCTCGTGACCAGCCGCCGCGACGACTGGGGCACCGCCCGCCACCTGCCGACCTTTCCGCTCGCCACCCTGCCGCGCGCCCAGAGCATCGCCCTGCTCCGCCAGTTCCGACCCGATCTGGCTGAGAACGCCCCCCACCTCGACGCTCTGGCCGCCGAGCTTGGCGACCTCCCGCTCGCGCTCCACGTGGCGGGCAGCTTCCTCCAGCGCTACCCTCGCCTGTCCCTTGCCGACTACCTCACCCAACTCCGCGCCGCGCCGCTAGGTACCCTCACCCAGCGCCTGGAGCGGCTGGCCGCCGCGCCGACCCGGCACGACCTTGACGTGGCCCGCACCTTCCGTGTGAGCTACGACCGACTGGATGCCAGCAACCCCATCGACCGCCTCGCCCGCACGCTCCTCGCCCGCGCGGCATGCTTTGCGCCCGGCGAGCCGATCCCAACCGAGGTCCTCATCCAAACCCTGCCGGATGGCACCGACCTGCGGGATGCAGAGGATGGGCTGCGGCGACTGGGCGAACTCGGACTGCTGGAGGGGGGAGGGCACGCATGGCGACTCCACCGCTTGCTGGCCACCTTTGTACAAGCCGCCATAACGCTCCTAGAATATCAAGCAGCACAGAAAGCAGTAGAAAGTACCCTGATTACTATTGCTGAAAGTGTCAACCATCATGCGAGACCTCATGATCTCCTTTGTATTCAACCACACCTTTACTATGTTACCGATCAAGCACTACCACGAAAAGACATACAAGCAGCACAACTTTGTCAAATCATGGGGAGCTACCTAACGGAATTAGCTAATTACCCATCTGCTCGCTCATACTATAAGCACTGTCTTATAATAACAATGCACCTCTTTGGGCATAATCACCCGAATACGAGTACAAGCCTCAATAATCTTGCACGCCTACTCCATATGCAAGGAGAATATGAGCAATCCTATAAGTTATTCACACAAGCTCTTACTCTTCTTGAGCCACATCTTAATAAGCATCTTATCCTTATAGCCAGTATTCTGAACAACCTTGGATCATTACTAAAAGACCAAGGAGAACTTACCCGTGCTCGTTCATGTTACGAACGAGCACTTAGCATTCGTAAACACGAGCTTGGGCCAAACCATCGTGAAACGGCGCAAAGTTTGGGAAACTTAGCAGCATTGCTTTCCAACCAGGGGGATTTCACCATGGCACATCGACTTTACGAACAAGCGTTAACTATTCATATACATCTATTTGGAGAGGCTCATCTCTATACAGCTAATACATTGAATAATATAGCTACCCTCTTTCAAATGCAGGGTAACTATGCACGAGCAAAGGAGTTTGCAGAGCGCGCAGTTAAAATCTGCATTCAGGTCCGGGGTATATATCATCCATATACCAGTAAAACGATTAACAATCTTGCGGTTATTTTACAAAACCTAGGAGATATAGATACTGCACTTACTCTCTATCAACAATCATATACCATCGAAAAGCATATACTTAACCCGAACCACCCAAATATAGCAACCCATCTCCAAAATATTGCTGTTATATTCCAAGCTCAAAACAGATTTGATGACGCAAAAATATTATATAAACATGCACTTATTATACGAGAACGAAACAAACATATAAACCATCCTTTAACAGCACAACTACTTTGCAACTTTGCGTCTCTACTTTATACTATGCATGATACAGACACATCCTACAAATACTATATACGAGCACTAGATATCAGCAAGAAATCTAATGGAATAAACCACCCAGACACAGCACGTATTATTATGCATATTGCCGATTTACTCAAAGAAATTAACAATTTTTCATGTGCTCAAAAATATTATGATCAAGCACTTACTATTTTCGAACAGAAACTAGGCTCACATCACCCAGATATTATATATGTTCTAAACAGAATCGCAGATCTAATGTATTTATCTGGTAAGAATCGTGAAGCTCAGAAACTTCTCTACCGTGCTCTTTCAATTGCGAAATGCCACCTGAGTATAAATCACCCGGTCACAAATACTATTCAAAAGAACTTAGAAACCCTCATAATGGAACAATCTCCAGACGATCAAGAGTAG